From Micromonospora echinospora:
GTTCATCCAGACGATGGGCGAGGGTGGCCCCGCCTCGCTGGTCTTCGACGACGTCCGGGTGCCCGGGCGCAACATCCTCGGCGAGCCCGGGCAGGGCTTCAGCCTCGGCATGGAGTGGATCGGCAAGGGCCGCTACATTATCCCGTCGCACGCCGTCGGCATCGCCGAGCGGGCGTTGTCGATGGCCATCGACTACGCCAACACCCGGGAGACCTTCGGCGCGAAGATCGGCACCAACCAGGCCATCCAGTGGATGATCGCCGACTCGGAGACCGAGCTGGAGGCGGCCCGCTGGCTCATCCTGCGCGCCGCCTGGACCGTCGAGCAGGGCATGGACCCGCGGCACGCCTCCTCGATGGCGAAGCTTTACGGCGCGGGCATGGTCAATCGGGTGGTCGATCGCGTCCTGCAGATCCACGGCGGCATGGGCTACACCCGCGAGCTGCCGATCGAGCGCTGGTACCGGCAGGTCCGGCTCTACCGGATCTTCGAGGGCACCGACGAGATGCAGCGACTGATCATCTCCCGCGACCTGCTGCGCGGCTACACGAAGCTGGGAGGGCACCTGGCATGAGGGTCTTCGCGTCCATCGAGGAGTTGGCCGAGGCGACCGGCGAGACCCTGGGCCCCGGCCCCTGGTTCCGGATCGACCAGCAACGGGTCGACCGGTTCGCCGACGCCACCGACGACCGCCAGTGGATCCACATCGACCCGCGACGGGCCGCGGCCGGCCCGTTCGGCGGCACCATCGCGCACGGCTACCTCACGTTGTCCCTGCTGCCGGCGCTGGCCGGTGGCCTTTACCGGGTCGAGGGGGTGGCCATGGGGGTCAACTACGGCCTCAACCGGGTGCGCTTCCCGGCCCCGCTCCGGGTCGGCAGCGCGGTCCGCGCCAGCGCGAGCCTGGCCGGGGTGTCACCCGTGGACGGCGGCGTGCAGGTGGTCACCGCGGTCACCGTGGAGAGCGACGCCGGCGGCAAGCCGGTCTGCGTCGCCGAGACGGTCAGCCGCCTGGTGCGGGGCGTGGCCCGATGACCGCGCTGTCGCTGGCCATGGTGCTGGCCGAGTCCGCCCGCCGGCACGCCGACACCGTCGCCGTGGTCGACGGCGACACCCGGGTGACGTACGCCGAGCTGTGGCTGGAGGCGCGCAGCTACGCCGCCGGGCTGCGCGAGCGGGGGGTCGGCCCCGGCGACAAGGTGGCCCTGTTGGCCCCGAACGTGGTGGACTTCCCCCGGGTCTACTACGGGGCCCTCGCCGCCGGCGCGGTGCTCGTCCCGGTGCACCTGCTGCTGACCGTGGACGAAGCGGCGCACGTGCTGACCGACAGCGGCACGAAGCTGCTGGTGTGCCACAGCTCCCAGCTCGCCCTGGGCGCCGCCGCCGCGGCGGCGGCCGGCGTGCCGCTGGTGACCGTCGGGCCGGCGGCCGCCGGCGCGGTCGCGCCCCGCCTGGAGGAGCTGAGCCACCCGCTGCCACCGCTGCCGTCGTACGTCACCCGGTCGGCGGAGGACCCGGCGGTGGTGCTCTACACCAGCGGCACCACCGGGGTGCCCAAGGGCGCCGTGCTCACCCACCTCAACCTGGTCATGAACGCCACCGTGAACGTCTTCGACGCCAACGACGCGCGCAGGACGGACGTAGTGCTCGGCTGCCTGCCGCTGTTCCACAGCTTCGGCCAGACGGTGGCGATGAACGGCACCTTCCGGATCGGCGCGACGCTGGTGCTGCTGAGCCGGTTCACCGGGCCGGCCGCCATCGACCTGATGCTGCGTGAGGGGGTGGACGTCTTCCACGGCGTGCCCACCATGTACGTGGCGCTGCTCGACGCCGCCCGGGACCGGGACGACCTGCCCCGGCTGCGGCTCTGCGTCTCCGGCGGGGCGTCGCTGCCGGTGGCCGTGCTGGAACGGTTCCACGCCGCCTTCCAGACGACGGTCTTCGAAGGGTACGGGCTCTCCGAGACCTCACCCACCGCCACCACCAACCAGCCGCACTTCGGCACCCGCGCCGGGACCATCGGGCACCCGGTCTGGGGCGTGGAGGTGGAGATCGCCCGCGCGGAGGTGGACGAGCGGATCGAGCTGCTGCCGACCGGAGAGCTCGGCGAGATCGTCATCCGGGGGCACAACGTCTTCGCCGGTTACCTGGGGCGGCCCGAGGCGACCGCGGAGGCGGTGGTGGACGGCTGGTTCCGTAGCGGTGACCTGGGACGCAAGGACGCCGACGGGTTCATCACCATCATCGACCGGAAGAAGGACATGATCATCCGGGGCGGCTTCAACGTCTACCCACGCGAGGTGGAGGAGGTCCTTGCCAGGCACCCGGCGGTCGGCCAGGTGGCGGTGATCGGGGTGCCCGACCCGCGTCACGGCGAGGAGGTCTGCGCGGTGGTGGTGGCGGACCCGGCCGGCCCGGGCCTGCCCGACGAGCAGGAGATGATCGACTGGTCGCGGGAGCATCTGGGCCGGCACAAGTACCCGCGGCAGGTCCGGTATGTCGACGACCTGCCGCTCGGGCCGAGCCACAAGGTGCTCAAGCGGGAACTGCGTCGCCGGATGGCCCCGCCCGACTGACCACCGCCCGCCGTCCGCTGCCACCCGCCCAGGCCGCGGCCCTCGTCGCGCTCGCCGCGCATCGAGGGCCGCTTCCTCCGGCTGTCGCGCCGGCGAGCGTCGCCCGCAGTCGTGCTCGGCGGGCGGTCCCGGCGGTGGCGTCGAATATTGAGCCGATGACCAACCCCGACCTCGATCCCGAGGTGTACCCGCCGGTCGACCCGCGTGTGGACGTGCCGGACGGCCCCGGCGCACTCCTCCGAGGAAGGGCTCGCCGAGTCCGGTTGGCCCCGCTACAGCTTGTCCCGGATCGCCGTCGGACGTGTGGTGGACGGCCTGACGCGGATGAACCTCGAAGACGCCGACGCGAAACTCAGTCTCTTCCAGTGGATCGGCAGGGTGGTCCCGGCGAACCGTCGGACGCCGCCGGCCGCGGAGTACTGCGTCGACCCGTAGCCAGCGGCATGCTGCAACCGGGGCGAGGTGTCCGAATGCCCTCGGGGTTCGGTGTTCATCGGCGGGGATCCCAGCGGAAGAGTCGGGTGGCGAGGGCGACGGCGATGACGACCCAGCCCAGGGTGGGGGCGAGCAGGGGCAGGGATTCGGTTACGGCGACGCCGCCGTTCCAGGCGTTCATGGTCAGTTCAGTGACCGCGCCGCCGGGCAGCAGCCGCTTGAGCCAGGCGAGGTCCGCGGTGCCGCTGATGCCCACCCAACTGGCCACGGCGATCACGCCGAGCGTGACGGGCAGGGTGGTGACCTGGGCGTGCTCGGGGGAATTGGTCAGGCCCGCGGTGGCCAGGGCCAAGCCGATCATCATGGCCAGGGTCGCGAGGACTGCCACCACGAGTAGGGCGCCGTTGGCCGGTTTACCGGCGACCATGGCCAGCGCGGTCAGGATCGCGGCCACCTGCACCATCGCGATCGCCGTGGGGGGCAGCAGCAGACCGGCGAGAATGGTGGAGTCGGCGGCAGCGGTGGACCGCAGTCGTTTAAGGAAGAGGTTCTGGCGCCGGGAAGCCAGGGTGGTGACGGCGGTGGCGTAGAGCCCGAACGCGGCCACGGTGAACATCACCATCGCCGCGATGTAACCGAGGCTGCCGATGGCGACGAAGGTCTCGTGCCTGCGGACGAAGAGGGCAGAGACGGCCACCGGGATGATGAGGCTGGTGATCAGCACCAGCCGGTTCCGGAAGATCTGGATCAGTTCGCTGGACGCGATGGACAACATGGCGGCACTCCTGTCGATGGGACGAATCAGCTGCTGATGGCGCGGAACACGTCGTCGAGCCGGGTCGGCCCGGCCTCCAGGTCCCGCAGCTCCACCCCCTGGTCCTGTGCCCACCGCAGCAGCAGGTGCAGGTCCTTCTGCAGGGCGAAGGTCTCAACCACGGCCTTCCCGCCGGCGTCGACGACGGCCGGCAGCGGCAGCGGCGGCACCGGCGCGGGGAGGGAGAAGCGGACGACGGCGGGCAGGGTGCGGGTCAGCTCGGCCACGGTGCCCTCGCGGTGGAGGCTGCCCTGGTGCATCAGCCCGATCCGGTCGGCGCGCTGCTGCGCCTCCTCCAGGTAGTGGGTGGTGAGCACGATGGACGCGCCGTTTTCGCGTAGCCGGTCCACCGTTGCCCAGACGGCGTCGCGGGACTGGATGTCCAGGCCGGTGGTCGGCTCGTCGAGGAAGATCAGCTCCGGGGTGCCGTAGACGGCGGTGGCGAAGTCCAGCCGTCGTTTCTCGCCGCCGGAGAGCTGGGACACTCGCCGGCTGGCTCGGTCGGTCAGGCCGACGACGTCGAGCGCCCGGTCGACGTCGTCCGTACGTCCGCTGAGCCGGCCGATCAGGCCGACGGACTCGCGGACCGTGAGGTCTGGGGAGAATCCGCTCTCCTGCAGCATGACTCCTATGCGGGGACGGACCGTGCGGCGGTCCTGCGGGTTGCGCCCGAAGACGCGTACGGTGCCGGATGTCGGCCTCCGATGTCCCTCGACAACCTCCAGGGTCGAGGTTTTCCCGGCCCCGTTGGTGCCGAGCAGCGCGTAGAGTTCCCCGGCACGCACCTGGAAGGAGAGGTCTTTGACAGCGTGGAAGTCGCCGTAGGTGAGGTTCAGCCGGTCGACCTCGATGACAGATGTGGTTGACATGTACCCATGACAGCGCGGACGCAGCCGACCCGTCAGTGGCGCGGTGTCACGGCCGCTTGTGACGTGGTGTCACTGGTCGTGGCCGCTGGCCGCCGGATAATGGGAGGGTGACCGCACGAACGATGGGCTTCACTCAGTCGACGCAGGGGAGGCTGCGCCGGCTTAACCTAGCCACGTCGCTGCCGCCTGTGGTGTTCGCCTCGGTGGTTCTGCTCTACATCGACACGCGTACCTGGTGGCACGTCGTCGTCCTGCTGCCGGGGGCGGTGGCGGCCCTGGTGGCCTTCGAACGGTGGACGGCCGGCGACCTGTCCCGGTTCGTGCTGCCCTGCGTGATCGTGGCGGGCGCAGTGTGGCCGGTGGGGGTCCTTGTCACCGACAGTCCGAACGCGTTCTGGGGTATCTGCCTCGTGGGTTCCCTCGCACTGCACGAGGTCCGGCGGCGTCGAGGGCTGGCGGTGGCCGGGCTGTTCTCCTACGTCGC
This genomic window contains:
- a CDS encoding ABC transporter permease, with the protein product MSIASSELIQIFRNRLVLITSLIIPVAVSALFVRRHETFVAIGSLGYIAAMVMFTVAAFGLYATAVTTLASRRQNLFLKRLRSTAAADSTILAGLLLPPTAIAMVQVAAILTALAMVAGKPANGALLVVAVLATLAMMIGLALATAGLTNSPEHAQVTTLPVTLGVIAVASWVGISGTADLAWLKRLLPGGAVTELTMNAWNGGVAVTESLPLLAPTLGWVVIAVALATRLFRWDPRR
- a CDS encoding long-chain-fatty-acid--CoA ligase → MTALSLAMVLAESARRHADTVAVVDGDTRVTYAELWLEARSYAAGLRERGVGPGDKVALLAPNVVDFPRVYYGALAAGAVLVPVHLLLTVDEAAHVLTDSGTKLLVCHSSQLALGAAAAAAAGVPLVTVGPAAAGAVAPRLEELSHPLPPLPSYVTRSAEDPAVVLYTSGTTGVPKGAVLTHLNLVMNATVNVFDANDARRTDVVLGCLPLFHSFGQTVAMNGTFRIGATLVLLSRFTGPAAIDLMLREGVDVFHGVPTMYVALLDAARDRDDLPRLRLCVSGGASLPVAVLERFHAAFQTTVFEGYGLSETSPTATTNQPHFGTRAGTIGHPVWGVEVEIARAEVDERIELLPTGELGEIVIRGHNVFAGYLGRPEATAEAVVDGWFRSGDLGRKDADGFITIIDRKKDMIIRGGFNVYPREVEEVLARHPAVGQVAVIGVPDPRHGEEVCAVVVADPAGPGLPDEQEMIDWSREHLGRHKYPRQVRYVDDLPLGPSHKVLKRELRRRMAPPD
- a CDS encoding MaoC family dehydratase, translating into MRVFASIEELAEATGETLGPGPWFRIDQQRVDRFADATDDRQWIHIDPRRAAAGPFGGTIAHGYLTLSLLPALAGGLYRVEGVAMGVNYGLNRVRFPAPLRVGSAVRASASLAGVSPVDGGVQVVTAVTVESDAGGKPVCVAETVSRLVRGVAR
- a CDS encoding ABC transporter ATP-binding protein produces the protein MSTTSVIEVDRLNLTYGDFHAVKDLSFQVRAGELYALLGTNGAGKTSTLEVVEGHRRPTSGTVRVFGRNPQDRRTVRPRIGVMLQESGFSPDLTVRESVGLIGRLSGRTDDVDRALDVVGLTDRASRRVSQLSGGEKRRLDFATAVYGTPELIFLDEPTTGLDIQSRDAVWATVDRLRENGASIVLTTHYLEEAQQRADRIGLMHQGSLHREGTVAELTRTLPAVVRFSLPAPVPPLPLPAVVDAGGKAVVETFALQKDLHLLLRWAQDQGVELRDLEAGPTRLDDVFRAISS